One genomic segment of Occultella kanbiaonis includes these proteins:
- a CDS encoding uridine kinase family protein → MVVHADEDSLAARIAALPGRVAIGISGYAGAGKSTLTRALVDRLPGAIRLRGDDFLDPARSHRRSPDWDGVERDRLREEVLRPHLRGDHPIRYRPFDWSRRQLGEPVTLPAGNVLVLDAIGIFHPDLRDLFSLTIWVEAAPKDALRRGMSRDRMLGRRHDRLWTEVWAPNDAEFAAGFAPADRADLRYRADLDH, encoded by the coding sequence GTGGTCGTCCATGCCGATGAGGACTCGCTCGCGGCGCGGATCGCCGCACTACCCGGCCGCGTCGCCATCGGGATCTCCGGGTATGCCGGTGCGGGGAAGTCCACGCTCACCCGTGCCCTAGTTGATCGACTGCCCGGCGCGATCCGCTTGCGTGGGGATGACTTCCTGGACCCTGCACGCTCACACCGGCGATCACCGGACTGGGATGGCGTCGAGCGGGATCGGCTGCGCGAGGAGGTGCTCCGGCCGCACCTGCGCGGCGACCACCCGATCCGGTACCGACCGTTCGACTGGTCCCGTCGGCAACTCGGCGAGCCAGTCACGCTGCCTGCCGGCAACGTCCTGGTACTCGACGCGATCGGCATCTTCCATCCCGACCTCCGGGACCTCTTCTCGCTGACGATCTGGGTGGAGGCCGCCCCGAAGGATGCCCTTCGGCGCGGGATGTCTCGCGACCGGATGCTCGGGCGCCGCCATGACCGGCTCTGGACCGAGGTCTGGGCGCCGAACGACGCCGAGTTCGCGGCCGGATTCGCTCCCGCAGATCGGGCCGATCTGCGCTACCGGGCCGATCTGGACCACTGA
- a CDS encoding esterase family protein, producing MRRDQLELDAPGLDRPGTLIRYGHWGRPVVVFPTELGRAWEYEENGMVGALASLIDDGRIKLYCVDSFDHMTWSDTSISHEERARRYRDYERWVTDTVVPVIRDDSPGAGDLITTGASLGAYHALHLMLARADLFTVAICQSGNYDPSFWRTWGERGDDAYFTNPMDYLRGADGDHLDWLRARVYPVLVVGQGEFEVDPTGALPATLAMDRLLTGKGIGHELDVWGHDVSHQWPWWRKQIAHHLPRFC from the coding sequence ATGCGACGTGACCAGCTCGAGCTGGACGCACCCGGCCTGGACCGGCCCGGCACACTGATCCGGTACGGGCACTGGGGCCGCCCGGTCGTGGTGTTCCCCACGGAGCTCGGACGGGCCTGGGAGTACGAGGAGAACGGCATGGTCGGCGCGCTCGCGTCGCTGATCGACGACGGCCGGATCAAGCTCTACTGCGTGGACTCCTTCGACCACATGACCTGGTCGGACACCTCGATCTCGCACGAGGAGCGGGCCCGACGCTACCGGGACTACGAGCGCTGGGTGACCGACACGGTCGTGCCGGTGATCCGCGACGACTCCCCGGGCGCGGGTGATCTGATCACCACCGGCGCGAGCCTCGGCGCCTACCACGCCCTGCACCTGATGCTCGCGCGGGCGGACCTGTTCACGGTGGCGATCTGCCAGTCCGGCAACTACGACCCGTCGTTCTGGCGCACCTGGGGCGAGCGCGGTGACGACGCGTACTTCACGAACCCGATGGACTACCTGCGGGGTGCGGACGGTGACCACCTCGACTGGTTGCGCGCGCGGGTGTACCCCGTGCTGGTGGTGGGTCAGGGCGAGTTCGAGGTCGACCCGACCGGAGCGCTGCCCGCCACCCTCGCGATGGACCGGCTGCTCACGGGGAAGGGCATCGGCCACGAGCTGGACGTCTGGGGCCACGACGTGTCCCACCAGTGGCCATGGTGGCGCAAGCAGATCGCGCATCACCTGCCGCGGTTCTGCTGA
- a CDS encoding alpha/beta hydrolase, translating into MRDDSISETVGDELCFRLADPDARYRRVRVDADLGTTDAPRDLTRTDGVWELRIPRPPLGRVEYQFEVTTTLLDPTNPRTAPGGFGDRSVLELPGYAEPDWLAAEPIASRLADVSFTDTPVGDIDATLWVPERLDPDEPAPLLIAHDGPDYSAMGHLTDFIGAQIGAGRLAPLRVLLLGAPDRMSWYAASDDYADALVLHVLDAARDQWPTTATIAAGVSLGALAALHAQWRHPGTFDGLFLQSGSFFTPGTDAQESWFSRFGDITSFVAEVAGAPTAQSAKPVPTVTLTCGATEENVVNNRLMAAHLSRLGWDVRYVETDDLHNFVSWRDALEPHLERLLTSAVGHPVAGGHDAT; encoded by the coding sequence GTGCGCGACGACTCCATCTCCGAGACCGTCGGGGACGAGTTGTGCTTCCGCCTCGCCGACCCCGACGCCCGCTACCGGCGCGTCCGGGTGGACGCCGACCTCGGCACCACCGACGCACCCCGGGACCTGACCCGGACCGACGGCGTCTGGGAGCTGCGCATCCCGCGCCCCCCGCTCGGCCGGGTGGAGTACCAGTTCGAGGTCACCACCACACTCCTCGACCCGACCAACCCGCGCACCGCGCCGGGCGGCTTCGGCGACCGGTCCGTGCTCGAGCTGCCCGGCTACGCCGAGCCCGACTGGCTCGCCGCCGAACCCATCGCGAGCCGGCTCGCGGACGTTTCCTTCACCGACACCCCCGTCGGGGACATCGACGCCACGCTCTGGGTTCCGGAGCGGCTCGACCCCGACGAGCCCGCGCCGCTGCTGATCGCCCACGACGGGCCCGACTACAGCGCGATGGGGCACCTGACCGATTTCATCGGGGCCCAGATCGGCGCCGGACGCCTCGCGCCGCTGCGGGTGCTGCTGCTCGGTGCACCCGACCGGATGTCCTGGTACGCCGCCAGTGACGACTACGCCGACGCCCTCGTGCTGCACGTCCTGGACGCCGCGCGCGACCAGTGGCCCACGACCGCCACCATCGCCGCCGGGGTCAGCCTCGGCGCTCTCGCCGCGCTGCACGCCCAGTGGCGCCACCCCGGCACGTTCGACGGCCTGTTCCTGCAGTCCGGTTCGTTCTTCACGCCCGGCACCGACGCGCAGGAGTCGTGGTTCAGCAGGTTCGGCGACATCACCTCGTTCGTGGCCGAGGTCGCGGGAGCGCCGACAGCACAGTCGGCGAAGCCCGTACCCACCGTCACGCTCACCTGCGGCGCGACGGAGGAGAACGTCGTGAACAACCGGCTGATGGCCGCCCACCTGAGCCGGCTCGGCTGGGACGTGCGCTACGTCGAGACCGATGACCTGCACAACTTCGTCTCCTGGCGCGACGCCCTGGAACCGCACCTGGAACGGCTGCTGACCTCCGCCGTCGGGCACCCCGTGGCCGGAGGCCACGATGCGACGTGA